A single genomic interval of Anopheles marshallii chromosome 2, idAnoMarsDA_429_01, whole genome shotgun sequence harbors:
- the LOC128709564 gene encoding mucin-22-like — protein sequence MDRNMTQAFGSMTQNGITTNTTSSQSSAASQMSNYNNMTTFVQGANGQGSSSSSSSSSSSSSSSSSSSSSSSSSSSSSFGGNNQWNNQGSGGQWSNQNQGSSGNNQWNNQGSGNNNQWANQNQGSNNQWQNQNQGSSSNNQWANQNQGQNNQWNNNNQGQSNNNQWNNQNQGQNNQWSNQNQGQNNNNQWNNQNQGSNGQWQNQNQGSGASDQWNNQNQGQNQQWSNNNQGQSNNNQWSNQNQGQNQQWSNQNQGQSSNNQWSNNNQGQNNQFNNQNQGQNNNNQFSNQNQGQNNQWSNQNQGQDNSNQWNNQNQGQNNQWNNQNQGQNSNNQWNNNNQGQNNQWNNQNQGQNSNNQGNNNNQGQNNQWNNQNQGQNSNNQWNNNNQGQNNQWSNQNQGQNNNNQWNNNNQGQNNQWNNQNQQSNSNTQWNNQSQSESHQTSTQTQNSTSSNQFNNQNQGQNQESNNQNQGQNSNNQWNNQNQAQNQQSTNQNQGSNNNNQWSNGNQGQNQQTNNQNQGQSNNNQSSNNNQSQNQQTNNQNQGSNSNNQNQNQNNNNNNSNQSSNNQHNQSSSGSSQTNESNQQSSGNQNINSQSPTSSTTIAPQSTSTEAPLESSSSTTISTASAIPEMQSTTSTTAQQMTTTTSTTVAPTADPTTTSTAMQTTSTEPSTPSSSGIPSSTEIVSSTSSSSATEPSTTPSTTEMPATTQSTTTTSTTTTQTTSTSSSSVTEPSTTQVTTPEEPQKTTTVPSSTTQTPTTQAQSTQSPTISEFSTPPHTTPTHVSEASTTQTNINTTTESSVETSSMGSTETTTPTQTTTPEKPSMTTLTETIETTTQITESTTLTPETTQHSENSTQQPTTQHSTVQSSSTQEPSSTERSTTVAEPSPSLEPITEQSTVTEESTTHIAPTQETTTLAPSTEVPSTTQPTPAPTEANTTHENTTTSEPTTTQTTTAKPSAPASSSTVETTSGVPTTQTIHTTQSSTASSSKETTTQTTPPSTQSTTMLTTIVMQSTQSTTTLSSSAQPSSTTQRPSSASTTGSATSSGSTTSQPSSSGSAPACTEDGFMGDPNDCKKFYRCVSNGNGQFTRYEFRCGDGTVWDDNAGSCNHDWAVQDGRCGKANGQGSGPQSGQNGPNGTGPNGPEGNGSGPNGPQGTSEPTEGPNGPNGTDGPDSGPNGTNEPSNGPNGPGGPKEPNGPEQPSGSTGPDGPSGTTGTDGPNQTNGPEESTPAAQQSTTVPPCQQQTTTTTQTPSVPAGTNGVCEQEGFMEHPSNCKKFYRCVDNGNGGYDRYEFTCGPGTVWDNDILACNHPTSVQNSKCGTGGETASSQYPGSSSGPGNTYLPPAQSSSTESMPSTTEQTMNSLEPESLTTGVTDAASQETTSSASSTTTPAESGPSTTEAAKEENASAAQEQTTESQSQTTESSKGETTANSQEQTTGSQSQTSTTEAGDSSTTPEGATETSTMPSSEGCDSEGFKPHPTNCKMFYRCVDNGKGGYTKYEFTCSEGTGWDESKQACNYEYEIPNCGADRPPEPEPEPSGTDMTTGTSDGTTAATDATTPQAQTDGTTAGQETTTARQDMTTASTQETTPVEQQTTTTEASHESTTATSDSSTAAPSTQETTTTGQEMTTSSEMASEMTTAQGQETTTTGSETTTENSQQTTTIGGSSSPGECTEEGFMGNPDDCRKFYRCVDNGKGGYNKYDFTCGEGTAWDQALQTCNHENVVEMCGGQTGNTSNNTNQTQSSSSTTATSTTDSTTTSTTTTTTTTQAPSTSTTTQAPSTSTTTTTSTTQAPSTTASTTTTSTTQTPSTTTTKKQSTTSTTASSAPSSTTSSSSSSSTTQSMQSSSESTTERMKASSSSTTPVNCTEAGYFPNPDDCTKFYRCIDWDGMGENFSVFHFDCPEGTIWDPAVNTCNHEDSVQPPRNCSKTAPAETTESNAESTTSVTEEPSPTTEAAQMTTAQQTEATTAAGAQQESTTDSMSSETTAAGKEETTTQAQMMTTTEGAAQETTTAAAQETTEATTMTEVSQETTTAAAKETTTMAAQESTTMAAQESTTMAAQESTTMAAQESTTMAAQETTTMAAQETTTMAAQETTTMAAQETTTMAAQESTTSSSQQETTTTAQQETTTASGGEQEMTTMGQSEMTTEAAGQEQTTEGMESSTEPASQECPAGCMSSCPPVDEDQERFVCPTGFKRHPKNCNLFYQCTEKPNSYDYSIVVFSCPNDTVYQEDRTQCTEPAEGDDRCKASNLRSQLRNTRQLPVMQLGSMEPLCPTDGHFAIDDQKCSSTFLRCTQGRSGLQPNMYRCPKGYVYWRVSRRCERVQKIPECQTTPMQERSELPVEWINIGNRRRSLF from the exons ATGGATAGAAATATGACCCAAGCCTTTGGATCAATGACTCAGAATGGTATCACTACGAACACCACCAGCTCGCAGAGCTCAGCGGCAAGTCAAATGAGCAATTACAATAATATGACAACTTTCGTCCAAGGTGCCAACGGTCAGGGTTCAAGCAGCTCTAGCTCAAGTTCGAGTAGttctagcagcagcagtagcagcagtagcagtagtagtagtagttccaGTTCCAGCAGTTTCGGTGGTAATAATCAGTGGAATAATCAAGGATCAGGTGGGCAATGGAGCAACCAGAACCAGGGATCTAGTGGTAATAATCAATGGAACAATCAAGGATCAGGTAACAATAATCAATGGGCCAATCAGAATCAAGGATCTAACAATCAgtggcaaaaccaaaaccaaggTTCTTCCAGCAACAATCAATGGGCCAATCAGAATCAAGGACAAAATAACCAATGGAATAACAATAACCAAGGTCAAAGCAACAATAATCAATGGAATAATCAGAACCAAGGACAAAACAACCAGTGGAGCAATCAGAACCAagggcaaaacaacaacaaccaatgGAACAACCAGAACCAAGGTTCCAACGGTCAATggcaaaatcaaaatcaaggATCTGGAGCAAGTGACCAATGGAACAACCAGAACCAAGGTCAGAATCAGCAATGGAGCAACAATAATCAAGGTCAAAGTAACAACAACCAATGGAGCAATCAAAATCAAGGTCAAAATCAGCAATGGAGCAACCAAAATCAAGGCCAAAGTAGCAACAACCAATGGAGCAACAATAACCAAGGtcaaaataatcaatttaataATCAAAACCAGGGCCAGAATAATAATAACCAGTTCAGCAACCAAAACCAGGGACAAAATAATCAGTGGAGTAATCAGAATCAAGGACAAGATAATAGCAACCAGTGGAACAATCAAAACCAGGGTCAAAACAACCAATGGAACAATCAGAATCAAGGTCAAAACAGTAACAATCAGTGGAATAACAATAATCAAGGTCAAAACAATCAATGGAACAATCAAAATCAAGGTCAAAATAGTAACAATCAGGGGAATAACAATAATCAAGGTCAAAACAATCAATGGAACAATCAGAATCAAGGTCAAAATAGTAACAATCAGTGGAATAACAATAATCAAGGTCAAAATAACCAATGGAGCAACCAAAATCAAggccaaaataataataaccagTGGAACAATAACAATCAGGGCCAAAATAATCAATGGAATAATCAGAATCAACAATCAAATAGTAATACGCAATGGAATAATCAAAGTCAAAGTGAAAGTCATCAAACGAGTACGCAAACACAAAACTCTACCAGTAGTAATCAGTTTAATAATCAAAATCAGGGACAAAACCAAGAATCGAACAACCAGAATCAAGGTCAGAACAGTAATAACCAATGGAACAACCAGAATCAAGCTCAAAACCAACAGTCGACCAATCAGAACCAGGGATCGAATAATAACAACCAATGGAGCAATGGAAATCAAGGACAaaatcagcaaacaaacaaccaaaatcaGGGACAAAGTAATAACAATCAATCGAGCAATAATAATCAAAgtcaaaatcaacaaactaataatcaaaatcaagGATCAAATAGtaataatcaaaatcaaaatcagaacaac aacaacaacaattcaaATCAAAGCTCCAACAACCAACATAATCAGTCGTCCTCTGGATCAAGCCAAACCAATGAAAGTAATCAGCAGTCTTCTggaaatcaaaacatcaataGCCAGAGCCCTACTTCTTCTACCACTATTGCTCCACAATCCACTTCCACCGAAGCTCCACTAGAATCTAGCTCCAGCACGACAATTTCGACCGCTAGCGCAATTCCAGAAATGCAATCTACAACATCCACGACTGCTCAACAGATGACAAcaactacttctactactgTTGCTCCAACTGCTGATCCTACTACTACTTCCACAGCAATGCAAACCACCTCAACTGAACCATCAACGCCCTCATCTTCTGGCATTCCGTCGTCTACTGAAATAGTTTCCTCAACTTCTAGTAGCTCCGCCACTGAACCGTCCACAACCC CATCAACCACTGAAATGCCCGCCACTACTCAAAGCACTACCACCACTAGCACAACTACCACACAAACCACATCAACTTCTAGTAGCTCCGTCACTGAACCGTCCACAACACAAGTTACTACTCCTGAGGAACCTCAGAAAACAACTACTGTTCCTTCCTCtacaacacaaacacccacCACACAGGCTCAAAGCACACAATCGCCTACCATTAGCGAATTTTCTACACCACCACACACGACACCAACACATGTTTCGGAAGCATCAACCACACAAACTAacataaacacaacaacagaATCTAGTGTGGAAACATCATCGATGGGAAGTACCGAAACAACCACACCCACTCAAACAACTACACCCGAGAAGCCATCAATGACTACTCTAACTGAAACCATAGAAACTACTACACAAAtcaccgagtctaccacactCACACctgaaacaacacaacacagtgAAAACAGTACACAACAACCCACTACACAACACTCCACTGTTCAATCCTCTAGCACTCAGGAACCGTCAAGTACTGAGCGATCGACAACAGTGGCTGAGCCAAGCCCATCACTAGAACCCATCACCGAACAATCTACGGTGACGGAAGAATCTACCACACACATCGCACCTACACAGGAAACAACCACACTGGCACCTTCGACGGAGGTACCCTCCACAACACAACCTACACCAGCTCCTACGGAAGCAAACACTACACatgaaaacacaaccacatcAGAacccacaacaacacaaacaactaCCGCCAAACCATCGGCGCCTGCTTCTAGTTCTACGGTAGAAACCACCTCAGGAGTGCCAACTACACAAACGATACACACTACACAATCATCCACAGCGTCGTCCtccaaagaaacaacaacacaaactaCACCACCATCCACACAATCCACCACAATGctcaccacaatcgttatgcAAAGTACTCAGTCCACAACCACTCTCTCTTCTTCAGCACAACCATCAAGCACTACGCAGCGTCCGTCCTCTGCATCAACCACCGGAAGTGCAACCAGCTCCGGCTCTACCACTAGCCAACCGTCCTCGTCTGGATCTGCCCCAGCATGTACTGAAGATGGATTTATGGGCGATCCGAACGATTGTAAAAAGTTCTACCGCTGTGTCTCCAATGGCAATGGACAATTTACACGATACGAGTTCCGCTGCGGAGATGGAACTGTATGGGATGACAATGCTGGCAGTTGTAACCATGATTGGGCCGTGCAGGATGGTCGATGTGGTAAGGCAAATGGGCAAGGATCGGGACCTCAAAGTGGTCAAAATGGACCCAATGGTACTGGACCAAATGGACCCGAAGGTAATGGAAGTGGGCCTAATGGACCTCAAGGAACGAGTGAACCGACCGAAGGGCCAAACGGTCCAAATGGAACTGATGGACCAGACAGTGGACCCAATGGAACTAATGAACCTTCCAATGGCCCTAACGGACCAGGTGGACCTAAAGAACCTAACGGACCTGAACAACCATCTGGATCAACCGGGCCTGATGGTCCAAGTGGAACGACCGGAACCGATGgaccaaatcaaacaaacggaCCCGAAGAATCCACGCCTGCTGCACAGCAGTCAACTACGGTTCCACCGTGCCAACAGCAAACTACCACTACCACCCAAACGCCCTCGGTACCCGCAGGAACTAATGGTGTATGCGAGCAAGAAGGATTTATGGAGCATCCgtcgaattgtaaaaagtTTTATCGCTGTGTCGACAACGGCAACGGGGGATACGATCGGTACGAGTTCACTTGCGGTCCCGGTACCGTTTGGGACAATGACATTCTTGCCTGTAACCATCCAACATCTGTCCAAAATTCCAAATGTGGAACGGGCGGTGAAACTGCATCCTCTCAGTATCCGGGTAGTTCGTCCGGTCCCGGCAATACCTATCTGCCACCAGCACAATCCTCAAGCACAGAATCTATGCCAAGTACTACAGAGCAAACAATGAATAGTCTGGAACCGGAATCACTAACCACAGGTGTTACAGATGCGGCTAGTCAAGAAACAACGAGCAGTGCAAGTAGTACAACGACACCAGCAGAATCCGGACCATCCACTACAGAAGCAGCCAAGGAAGAAAATGCGTCCGCTGCTCAAGAACAAACTACTGAATCTCAAAGTCAGACAACAGAATCGTCCAAAGGAGAAACAACTGCTAATTCACAAGAGCAGACAACCGGATCGCAAAGTCAGACGTCCACTACTGAAGCGGGAGATTCATCCACTACTCCAGAAGGTGCTACCGAAACGTCAACAATGCCATCATCGGAAGGTTGCGATTCGGAAGGATTTAAGCCTCATCCGACGAACTGTAAAATGTTCTACCGCTGTGTCGACAATGGTAAAGGTGGTTACACGAAGTACGAGTTCACTTGCTCGGAAGGCACAGGTTGGgacgaaagcaaacaagcatGTAACTACGAGTACGAAATTCCTAACTGTGGTGCAGACCGGCCACCAGAGCCAGAACCCGAGCCAAGCGGTACGGACATGACGACTGGAACTAGTGATGGTACCACTGCTGCGACGGACGCAACGACGCCACAAGCCCAGACAGATGGAACTACTGCTGGTCAAGAGACTACAACTGCCAGACAAGATATGACAACAGCTTCAACACAGGAAACAACTCCGgtagaacaacaaacaactacaACAGAGGCCAGCCATGAATCGACAACAGCAACCAGCGACTCATCTACAGCTGCTCCATCGACTCAAGAAACGACTACCACTGGACAAGAAATGACTACTTCCAGTGAAATGGCATCTGAAATGACAACCGCACAGGGTCAGGAAACGACCACCACCGGTAGTGAAACGACTACTGAAAATTCGCAGCAAACTACTACAATTGGTGGTTCGTCTTCCCCGGGCGAATGTACTGAAGAAGGTTTTATGGGCAATCCGGACGATTGCCGGAAGTTCTACCGGTGTGTAGACAATGGCAAGGGTGGATACAATAAGTATGATTTCACTTGCGGCGAAGGTACCGCATGGGATCAGGCACTGCAAACATGTAATCATGAGAATGTTGTTGAAATGTGCGGCGGACAGACAGGTAACACTAGCAATAACACTAATCAaacacaatcatcatcatcaacaacagctACATCTACTACTGATTCCACCACTACttccactactactactactactaccacacAAGCTCCTTCCACTAGTACTACCACACAAGCTCCTTCCACAagcactactactactactagtaCCACACAAGCTCCTTCCACAACCGCTTCTACAACTACAACTAGCACCACCCAAACaccctccaccaccaccaccaaaaaacaaagcactacCTCCACCACCGCTTCTTCCGCACCGTCATCAACAACttcgtcatcttcatcttcatcaaccACCCAAAGCATGCAATCCTCGTCCGAATCCACCACCGAACGCATGAAAGCTTCTTCATCCTCCACAACGCCAGTAAACTGTACGGAGGCTGGATACTTTCCGAATCCGGACGACTGTACCAAGTTCTACCGCTGCATTGATTGGGACGGAATGGGTGAAAACTTTTCCGTCTTTCACTTCGACTGCCCCGAGGGTACCATTTGGGATCCCGCTGTAAATACCTGCAATCACGAGGACAGTGTCCAACCACCCCGCAATTGTTCCAAAACCGCACCTGCGGAAACAACTGAATCGAACGCTGAATCAACTACCTCTGTTACAGAAGAACCAAGTCCTACGACCGAAGCCGCCCAAATGACGACGGCCCAGCAAACGGAAGCAACGACTGCGGCCGGTGCCCAACAGGAGTCGACTACCGATTCGATGAGTTCCGAAACGACGGCTGCCGGAAAGGAAGAAACCACAACACAGGCGCAAATGATGACGACCACAGAGGGAGCGGCTCAAGAAACGACAACGGCAGCCGCACAAGAAACTACCGAAGCTACCACGATGACTGAAGTATCCCAGGAAACTACAACAGCGGCAGCTAAGGAGACAACAACAATGGCTGCTCAGGAATCCACCACGATGGCTGCTCAGGAATCCACCACGATGGCTGCTCAGGAATCCACCACGATGGCTGCTCAGGAATCCACCACAATGGCTGCTCAGGAGACAACGACAATGGCAGCACAAGAAACGACTACGATGGCCGCTCAGGAGACAACAACGATGGCTGCGCAAGAAACGACGACTATGGCTGCGCAAGAATCTACCACTTCCAGCAGCCAACAGGAAACAACCACTACTGCTCAACAGGAAACAACTACAGCCTCCGGTGGAGAACAAGAGATGACAACCATGGGTCAATCGGAGATGACCACCGAAGCGGCCGGACAGGAGCAAACAACTGAGGGTATGGAATCCTCCACGGAACCCGCATCTCAGGAATGTCCAGCAGGTTGCATGAGCTCGTGCCCACCCGTCGATGAAGATCAGGAACGTTTCGTATGCCCGACCGGATTCAAACGACACCCGAAGAATTGCAACCTGTTCTACCAGTGTACGGAGAAACCGAACAGCTACGACTACAGCATCGTCGTGTTTAGCTGTCCAAACGACACCGTTTATCAGGAGGACCGAACACAGTGTACAGAACCGGCCGAGGGAGATGACCGTTGCAAGGCATCCAATCTGCGATCACAGCTTCGAAACACACGTCAGCTGCCGGTA ATGCAGCTTGGTTCGATGGAACCACTCTGTCCTACAGATGGCCATTTCGCGATCGATGATCAGAAGTGCAGCTCCACGTTCCTACGCTGTACCCAAGGACGGTCTGGCCTTCAACCGAATATGTACCGCTGTCCGAAGGGTTACGTTTACTGGCGAGTAAGCCGACGCTGTGAACGTGTCCAGAAGATTCCTGAGTGCCAGACGACACCGATGCAGGAACGCTCGGAACTGCCGGTCGAATGGATCAACATCGGCAATCGGCGCCGTAGCTTGTTCTAG